Proteins found in one Magnolia sinica isolate HGM2019 chromosome 5, MsV1, whole genome shotgun sequence genomic segment:
- the LOC131246165 gene encoding uncharacterized protein LOC131246165, producing MGGVTSSMAAKFAFFPPNPPSYKLVMDEVAGLFTLSCFPHRENVDVLKLPTRRGTEIVAVYVRNPMATSTLLYSHGNAADLGQMYELFVELSIHLKVNLMGYDYSGYGQSSGKPSEHNTYADIEAAYKCLEENYGAKEEEIIVYGQSVGSGPTLDLATRLPQLRAVVLHSPILSGLRVMYPVKRTYWFDIYKNIDKIPLVNCPVLVIHGTSDEVVDCSHGKQLWELCKEKYEPLWLKGGNHCDLELYPEYIRHLKKFISTVEKSPSQRHSSRRSTDQFEPSRRSTDCFEASRRSTDRREKPRASTDRPGKLKSNDFRLTNADRLEKLRLSLDHTEKSRKSMDCHKKSRKNMDQLERGRKSVDRLDRIQAG from the exons atgggaggggTGACGTCAAGCATGGCAGCAAAATTCGCGTTCTTCCCTCCCAACCCACCTTCTTACAAGTTGGTAATGGACGAGGTTGCAGGGCTTTTCACTCTCAGCTGCTTCCCCCACCGAGAGAACGTCGACGTCCTCAAGCTGCCGACGCGCCGCGGGACTGAGATCGTAGCTGTCTACGTCCGCAACCCCATGGCCACTTCCACCCTCCTCTATTCCCACGGCAACGCTGCCGATCTCGGTCAGATGTATGAGCTCTTCGTCGAATTGAGCATCCACCTTAAAGTCAATCTCATggg GTACGATTATTCTGGCTATGGGCAATCATCAGGAAAG CCAAGCGAACATAACACTTACGCAGATATCGAGGCTGCTTATAAGTGCCTTGAAGAGAACTATGGTGCCAAGGAAGAAGAGATTATTGTTTATGGTCAATCTGTTGGTAGTGGCCCAACTTTGGATCTGGCGACTCGCTTACCTCAATTAAGAGCTGTTGTTCTGCATAGTCCAATTCTTTCAGGCTTACGAGTCATGTATCCTGTGAAACGGACGTACTGGTTTGACATCTATAAG AACATTGACAAAATCCCattggttaattgtcctgtacTGGTAATTCAT GGAACCTCTGATGAAGTTGTGGACTGCTCTCATGGAAAGCAGCTTTGGGAGCTGTGCAAAGAGAAGTACGAACCACTGTGGCTCAAAGGAGGAAACCACTGTGACTTGGAGCTTTACCCGGAGTACATTAGACACCTCAAGAAGTTCATATCAACAGTCGAAAAATCGCCTTCTCAAAGGCACAGTTCGAGGAGAAGCACAGACCAGTTCGAGCCTTCCAGGCGGAGCACCGACTGCTTCGAGGCATCAAGGCGGAGCACCGACCGGAGAGAGAAACCAAGGGCTAGCACAGACAGGCCCGGAAAGCTGAAAAGTAATGACTTCAGGCTGACGAACGCTGACAGGCTAGAAAAACTAAGACTCTCTTTGGACCACACAGAGAAGTCCCGGAAAAGCATGGATTGCCACAAGAAGAGTAGGAAGAACATGGACCAGCTGGAGAGAGGACGGAAGAGCGTCGATCGGTTGGATAGAATACAGGCAGGGTAG